TCCTTTAAGAAAAAAGACAGCTAATTTCCCACTTAGGTAGGAAATAAAAGGCAAACCAATTGGGACTAGTAAAAGCATTAAGaaactcttcttcttttgctcGTCCCTCAAACTTCATAATTAGCTAGATAACTTCACATGTGAGGCAAGTTAGGAAGCCTGCTGGCAACCTAATCATTGAAAacataagaaattaaaaaaaaaaggtacccCTTAAAAAGAACAATACCATAACATATGGAACACGAGTCCGGTTGTCATATGAAAAGCAAAACTACGATGTTATGGTGAACTTCTTTGGAACCAATCTGACACTAGGTGACCATTTTAAGATCTTTTGCAAGGAATATATAGTAGCGTTCTAAAAATCTTGGTCTAAATTTGTTCATGTTGTTCACATCGTTCTTTGGTCACCTCCAATTCTTTCAATGATATCTAAAGTTCTCATCTTGGCATTCTTTAAGGAGTAATTTGTGTGAAACGTTTTTGTTCTTGTTAATCCGGAACTAATTCCACCAGCAATCTTAGGCTCTATTTGGAACTTAAGGAAAGGAAAggtaaggaaaagaaaattaaaattttttccctcctcctattgtttggttaggagagaaagagagaagaaaataacgATTTTATGTTTTgggaatagtaaatttttcctctcattttcctcccattttcttttcttttccatatgtTCCAAAAAGTATGTTTTGAGGTCGCACCATAAACCGGGGTCTCTTCCACGGTTATTTCTCACAACTTTTCACCTGCGGGATGATGGCCCAGGAACGTTTTCTGTTAGTGGGAGTTGTACCCGTTGTTTAAAGTTATATGTacatattaattaattaatacacgcACAAAAGAGGTTAAGAAAATCTTCTATCTGGAGTTCAACTTTCACGTGTACATTCTACTATTAACTTTCGCATTGAGTCAGTTCATACGTAATGTAATTGTACCCCGATTTTAGGTGGAATTTTGTTGGTAGACggtgaaattgatttttaaattaACTAACATCTGAATTCAATCATTCTACCACCACACATAATTATACACTCAATCACACACTCTATTCACAATAggggtggagcccgcacacactacacacccggtgtgtgtggaacccactcttattgtgagtgtgggtgtgtatttgggtgtggtgttagaattaggaaaatgattttgccacttctttttttttgttaatgtcattccccagtaaatatatttttacatcaaaaaaacacttgtagggaagtgacattaacaaaaaaatttttttgttaatgtcattccccagtaaatatatttttacatcaaaaaaacacttgcagggaagtgacattaacaaaaaaaagaatgacaaaatcagcagTCTAGCCTAGAATTATTGATCTGAATTATGCACCCACATTCAGCTTTTCTTAGATGTTGGCATGTGTTggcaaaaggaaaacaaatttaaaGGTTGTTTGTACGATATTATGAGTTGTCGGTAAATGGCAGTTACTATTCAGATACCTTTGGGAGTGGAGGAGCTACGGTTACAACTTACAACGATACTAGTATAATGTTAGGCCACATGGCTTACTTTTTTCAAATGGCTGTTGTTGTCTTCAGTAGGTTTCCCAGCTAAGccttcactttcttttcttgttctaTTCAGTAATATCAGCTACTCCTATTGATCAAAAAGACCATCTTCATCTTCTGCCCCCACATTGGGTTTTGAGAGTAGATGTGAATGGAATGGAGGTCCTGAGAGGGTAGGATGGTCATTTTCAGATGCACTGAGTTCCCTCCTCTTGTTTTTCTTCCTTAGAGACAAGACTTCCTGCTGTGTCTTGTCTCTCTCAGTGATTTCTGGATAATTTTGAGGTTTCCCTTGTTTCAGAGGTTACGTATCCATTTTCTCTTTGAGTGAGAATTCATCATATACATACCTCCATCCATTTCAAAAAACTTCTCCTCAATACCCAAAATCTGTTTTAAAAATGTtggctctctttctctctgggATGTGAATCCCCTCCCCCTCAATTGGGTGGGTATTGTTTACTGTTTAGTACGTGGCTCATCTATatgtctttttttcttattattttcaCGACAGTTGCAATAATTGAGTTACTCAAGCCTAGACTCgatgtcattttttgaaatttgtgaatGAGGTGAAGGAAGCAAAGTATATTTTGATGAGGGTTTTGTTCTGCAAGATCCAATGTCCTTCGTTCATTTGCTTTTGCAAACCTTCTGTTCCTCATCTTTACAATTCCGGGCCTTTGAAATTGGAAAATACCCCACATGTCCCTTCAACAGTTGTCTCTGTTACTGATTCCTCTGACCAATTACCTGGTGAAGTCATTGAGGTTAAGGAAGAGGGTACAGATGGAAATCTGCAAGCTGAGAATGATTTCAGAAAGAGCTGTATCAGGAAGATGTCAACTGAATTGGGTGCTCCGAAAGAGGTTGCAAAGAAGAAAGTCCAATGGATGGACAAATTGGGGAAAGAGCTTGTTGAGATCAAAGAATTTGAATCCAAgtgggttctctctctctctctctctctctctctctctctctctctctctctctctctctctctctccatatgtaTACATGTACACACGTATATATTTGTGTATGAATTGATCCGGAAGGTAATTTTCATGTTACTCTATGGTGCACGTCGGTTGAAGTATTCATTGTGTATGAATCAATATTAGGGCATTCAAGTTCCTTTACGTCTCATGGAAAATCTCGAATTGGATCCCAATTGACCGGTCGGTGAGAGCTTATCCGTGTGGTTATGCACTCTCCGAATAGGAAttcattttctgaaaaattatgGCTTTTGTGTTCTGGTGGGTCTCTGAGATGTATATACttatttggtttgtttttctcgtgattgattcttatttttaagtcAATCAAGATAAGCTCTGCACAAAGTTCCGAATCTCACCTGGAGAAAGACATGTTAGGTTGAATGGGAAGAGTGTGACTTAATTGCAAGGAAGTAGAAAAAATGAGGAACGGGTAAGATCGGCCACTGCGAGATTGACTTGGCCAAATAGATAAGAAGTTGCTTCTAGAAACTGAGACAAAATGAATGAAATGGTATGAGCCCTCACACTGCAATTGCAAGTTGGTTGTGCTGCTGAGGTTGAAACTCCCTGTGCATCAACACTTAACTAATCATGGCATATAGGGTCCAAAACCATGCTCATTCCCCTCCTTCCCATGCTTTTGATTGAGCTATTGGCCCCAAAGAGACGGAGAAGAATTTGTTTTTCAGTAAAGATCGAAGGCTAAAGAACTAGCAGAAATCTAAATCTATCCTTTTTTTACTGTTTAATTTGATTGAGGGAAAAGCTTAAGTGGTTGTTTGTGCATAATTATCTGGTAACGCAGGGAAATGGAATTGTGGATAATTTATTCTTCTCACAAATTTGTATCTTGTAAACCTGATACAATGCCCTgaatgtagtttttttttattcaatgaTCAGGGTATCCTGGCCTAATCGTCGAACCAAAAACCGCATTTAGGGCATTGTCCACTTTGGACCTCCATCTTGTAAGCACCGACTTGAAAGTACTGTTCGCTTGGACCTAGTTTGCCCGCTGAATTCACTTTTTTGTTCCTCTGGGCCCaaataccttcttttttttgaaaggcaaaaaaaaaaaatcattaatccctgaaattgttacaaaaaaaCCTTAGCATTTTCAAAATACCTTAAGCCCGCATTCGAAGTGGGATGGGGATGCCAGTAGCTGCCAAATTAGCATTTCCAAACGATACTATGTTATAATTGATTTCATGTGAAATTGTATTGATGATTGTCTCTTTTCATATGACGTCGCATTCTTTCTCACTTCGGAGTTGACTTTTCAGAAAAACTTGGTTTAAACTTTATAGTATGTGTCACAGTGATACAGGAAATAACGATTATGACCAAGAGAGCAGAGGCTGTGTTTGTGTAATTCTTTGATGCTGATCAACCAGCTCATTGGCCAATTAAGGTTTGTCAGTGAGAATTCAATTTAGGTGAGAATTGGAATCCCTCTGCAAGAACTGACTTGAGTATTGGTATTGCATTTTTAAACTGCTGTGATGATTCTTCTACAGTTAATGTATACCCCGCAAAAGCTATTAATCATTTTCCTTGGTTTTCATCAACCACCGACCTTCTTTTAGCTGGCATTGAGAAAAATCACTCGTTTGAAGAAGGAAATTTTTAACATAAGAAAGTTAGTGGCCTTTCCCCTCACAAAAGTTACCGCAATCGAACATACATCTTCCATCTATAGAGATTTTTGACTGCTCATTATAGTGTCTTTCATCGTAAATATTTTTGTAACTGTCATATCATTACAGTGATACAAGAGATAAATTATTTGATACTGGTACACCAGCTCATGGCAAATTCGAGGATTTTCAGTGAGAAATCTATTTAGGTGATTCTTCAACAGATTATGTGTACCCACAGCCTTAATTGTTTTCATCAACAAACGACCTTTTAAATGTGAATGTCATTTAGGAAAATAACATCGTCTTCAAAATAGCAAATTGTTGTGCTCACAGGAATCACACTCACACGATTTGATAAACAAACACACAATTAGAGAGGAAATTTCGGAGTTATATTCAACTGGTATTATACATCTGATAGCCAGAAAGCCATGTCACACTCACACGATTTTAGCTCTCCTTATACATCTTACAAAAGGACTGAAGACAAAAACAAAGTCAAAAACCAGGGCGGTGATTCAGATCACCTCGTTTTATGAATTTTGGATCAAACCCTCCTTCAAAGTCCTTCTTCTGAAGCTGGCCATTTGGCTGTCTTGCAGGGACCAGATAGCCAGTAAGCCATATGATAGCTATTGATAAGAAGAATCCCAATGGAAACCCAACTGCAGCTCCTTCCCAAGAAAACCACGATTCCTTCTCGTCTTTGCTCTCATCTTCCTGTGGTGGTTTCACCAATGGCAGCTTCTCTGGGCACTGCACCCCAATTTGCATTCCACACAACCCACTGTTATTAGCATAGTCATTTGGATCATTCATCGTGTTCATTTGTCCTCCCACCGGAATTTCACCCGCTAGCTCATTGTTGCTCACATCCAAGGTAGTCAGTTCTTGAAGCTTTATAAATGTTTGGGGAATCGTCCCAGAGAGTTTGTTGTGCGATAGGTCCAAGCTTTCCACGCTCTCCAAATCACCTAAACTTTCTGGTATTTCGCCGGAAAGTCTGTTGTTGGAGACATTTAGTAGTTTTAGGGCTTTGAGGCCACCTAATGAAGCTGGGATTTCACCCGAAAGTTGGTTCCTTGACAAGTCTAGGAAAGAGTAAAACTCAAGGGTGTGACACGGAAGACCTTGGATGGATTTCTTCCAGTTCACAAATATGTCATTGAACCCTATTGAGAAGGTGAACAAGTTGGAGAAGGATGAGAGTTTGTCAGGTGTATCAGTCATTCCAAGGAGATTTCCCACTTCTATGGGGATTTTTCCAGTGAGATTGTTCCATGATAAATCTAGAATGCGGAGGCTAGTGAGGTTGGAAAATTCTTTAGGGATGGAACCTATAAAGGAATTGTTTCGTAAATTCATAACTTGGAGAGGGGAAATTTCAGACAGAAATGCTGGCATTTCACCTGTGATTTTATTGTCGTGGAGATCAAGGAGTTGAAGTTTGCTCAAGTAAGTCAGATTTTGAGTCAATGGACCTGAGAACTTGTTTTTCCCTAATCCAAGAATTCTGATTTCCTGAGAAAAAGTCAATGGAATTCCACCCGAGAATTCGTTGGAGGAGAAATCAACGACAGCGAGCAAGGAATCAGGGCTGAAAACTGGGAACGTGTTACCAGAGAATCTGTTTCGAGACAAGTCCAACAAAATAAGACTATCAATCTTCGAAAGTGAAACAGGAATTGGCCCGGACAAGTTGTTTGCGGACAACATAAGGATCATGATCCTGTTAGCGTCACCGATGTTTCTGGGCAATTGACCTGAGAAATTGTTTCTTGAGAGCATAAGGACTGATAAATTCAGAGATTGGAAAAGACGAGGAGGGATGAAACCACTTAGCTTGTTGCCAGACAGAATGATACTTCCAACTTCCATTTCAGCAAGCCAATTTGGAAATACCCCGTCCAGTTGGTTTTCACTTAGATCAAGAAAAACAAGATTCTTTTGGGTAGATATCCATTCTGGGATTTCACCTGCAAGACCACAAGACTGCAGAGAGAGTTGAGATAACATGCACTTTGGCACAACTTTTGCATTGTTATTCCAGTTCAGATTGTTTCCTCCCAGAAAcaaattcctcagtttgctgATAGTGAACAACCTTGATGGAATCTCTCCACTGAGCATGTTGTGGTCCAATTTAAGTGTTTCCAAGTTGCTCATATTCTGTATTGATGGTGGAATCCCGCTAGTGAAATTATTCTTACTGAAGGCCAAGATGGAAATTTTCGTCAAATTTCCAATTTCGGGCGGAATCGACATTGAGAGCGAATTGTTCGTCAGGTCTAGTACTTGAAGTTCATTCAGATTTAGCAGGGAAGAAGGAATTCCACCATGGAAATCATTCAGTTGAAGAGACAATTGCTGCAACTTGGTGAGATTCCCAATCTCTTCTGGGATTTTCCCATGAAAGAAATTCTCCTCCAAATTCAATTCCTTCAAGTTTCCAAGAAATCCCACTTGGGGACTTAGAATCCCGCTGAGTGAATTTCCACTCAAGTCTAGGTACTCAAGAAATCTCAAGGAAAAAAGTTGCGTGGGGATTGAGCCATGGAAGCTATTCTGCTTCATGTCCAGATGAACTAGTTTGGTGAGATTCGAAAACCCGTCACCCAGAATTTCTCCTGTTatggaattgaaggaaatgTCAAGCAGAATCAGAGTTGTAACACGAAAGAGCGGTGTCAAGACCTCAATAGACAAAATCTTGGGCTCCAAAGAGAAAGGGGAACTTATGGAATCAAGATGGAGAGCAATGACAGCCCTTGAAGATGAATCACAAACAACTCTATCCCAAGTGCAACAATCCAAATTAGTCGAGTTCCAAGAGTCCAAGCCAAACAAGGAACTGTCTGAGGAGGAGTTTGATATGGAGGTGttgaagaagaaggatttgaaTTGGAGAAGGGCTTGCTTT
The sequence above is a segment of the Rhododendron vialii isolate Sample 1 chromosome 13a, ASM3025357v1 genome. Coding sequences within it:
- the LOC131315357 gene encoding uncharacterized protein LOC131315357, encoding MRVLFCKIQCPSFICFCKPSVPHLYNSGPLKLENTPHVPSTVVSVTDSSDQLPGEVIEVKEEGTDGNLQAENDFRKSCIRKMSTELGAPKEVAKKKVQWMDKLGKELVEIKEFESKDQIASKPYDSY
- the LOC131315356 gene encoding receptor-like protein 46, which codes for MAQPSTLLVLIFISLISSSFCCPADQKQALLQFKSFFFNTSISNSSSDSSLFGLDSWNSTNLDCCTWDRVVCDSSSRAVIALHLDSISSPFSLEPKILSIEVLTPLFRVTTLILLDISFNSITGEILGDGFSNLTKLVHLDMKQNSFHGSIPTQLFSLRFLEYLDLSGNSLSGILSPQVGFLGNLKELNLEENFFHGKIPEEIGNLTKLQQLSLQLNDFHGGIPSSLLNLNELQVLDLTNNSLSMSIPPEIGNLTKISILAFSKNNFTSGIPPSIQNMSNLETLKLDHNMLSGEIPSRLFTISKLRNLFLGGNNLNWNNNAKVVPKCMLSQLSLQSCGLAGEIPEWISTQKNLVFLDLSENQLDGVFPNWLAEMEVGSIILSGNKLSGFIPPRLFQSLNLSVLMLSRNNFSGQLPRNIGDANRIMILMLSANNLSGPIPVSLSKIDSLILLDLSRNRFSGNTFPVFSPDSLLAVVDFSSNEFSGGIPLTFSQEIRILGLGKNKFSGPLTQNLTYLSKLQLLDLHDNKITGEMPAFLSEISPLQVMNLRNNSFIGSIPKEFSNLTSLRILDLSWNNLTGKIPIEVGNLLGMTDTPDKLSSFSNLFTFSIGFNDIFVNWKKSIQGLPCHTLEFYSFLDLSRNQLSGEIPASLGGLKALKLLNVSNNRLSGEIPESLGDLESVESLDLSHNKLSGTIPQTFIKLQELTTLDVSNNELAGEIPVGGQMNTMNDPNDYANNSGLCGMQIGVQCPEKLPLVKPPQEDESKDEKESWFSWEGAAVGFPLGFFLSIAIIWLTGYLVPARQPNGQLQKKDFEGGFDPKFIKRGDLNHRPGF